A genomic region of SAR202 cluster bacterium contains the following coding sequences:
- a CDS encoding hemerythrin domain-containing protein: protein MKATKRSNGNSKVSTLPQVLELIKKDHDEVKGLFEQFEEKKEDDTSKAKELVHKIMDEVTLHSQIEEKLIYPQLKQLDEELFYEAQEEHHVVKLFMEELKRGPDDASFIAKAVVMKENLEHHIEEEESEVFEALQKLPEDILSELGDTWQSQKKAMARS, encoded by the coding sequence ATGAAGGCTACAAAGCGATCCAACGGCAACTCAAAAGTTTCTACGCTGCCGCAAGTGCTTGAACTGATCAAAAAGGACCATGATGAAGTAAAGGGTCTGTTTGAGCAGTTCGAGGAGAAGAAAGAAGACGATACTTCGAAGGCAAAAGAGCTTGTTCACAAGATTATGGATGAAGTCACACTCCATTCTCAGATAGAGGAGAAGCTTATTTACCCACAGTTGAAACAGTTGGATGAAGAGCTTTTCTATGAAGCCCAGGAGGAGCATCACGTAGTTAAGCTCTTTATGGAGGAGTTGAAGAGGGGGCCGGATGACGCTTCCTTTATAGCTAAGGCTGTGGTTATGAAAGAGAACCTGGAACACCACATAGAGGAAGAGGAGAGTGAGGTGTTTGAGGCTCTTCAGAAGCTTCCGGAAGACATTCTTTCAGAACTGGGAGATACCTGGCAGTCTCAAAAGAAGGCGATGGCCCGATCTTAG